In Marinomonas posidonica IVIA-Po-181, a single window of DNA contains:
- the lptA gene encoding lipopolysaccharide transport periplasmic protein LptA — translation MKRFTKTTGLITLLAISQYTFALPNDIEKPLEIQADEASFDQNTGQAIYKGNVFVKQGSIEIQAQYLKVTSNPETQQFSSLEASGKPAKFSQQVDWSGNIVISKGNEIHYATDENKLEIIGDGYLSRMQNSISADYILYMIQDGTFTAEKKDKGRVSMTLKPQAAKAK, via the coding sequence ATGAAACGATTCACTAAAACCACAGGTTTAATCACCCTACTCGCAATAAGCCAATACACCTTTGCTCTCCCTAATGACATTGAAAAGCCATTAGAAATTCAAGCGGATGAAGCATCTTTTGATCAAAATACAGGCCAAGCTATCTACAAGGGCAACGTGTTCGTTAAGCAAGGATCCATTGAAATCCAAGCCCAATACTTAAAAGTCACTAGCAATCCAGAAACACAACAATTCAGCAGCCTTGAGGCCTCAGGCAAGCCGGCAAAATTCAGTCAGCAAGTGGATTGGAGTGGTAACATTGTCATCAGCAAAGGCAATGAAATTCATTATGCGACGGACGAGAACAAGCTTGAGATCATAGGGGATGGCTATTTAAGCCGCATGCAAAACTCGATCTCAGCTGATTACATTCTCTACATGATCCAAGACGGCACCTTCACTGCCGAGAAAAAAGACAAAGGTCGAGTTTCCATGACCTTAAAACCACAAGCAGCCAAGGCAAAATAA
- the lptC gene encoding LPS export ABC transporter periplasmic protein LptC, producing the protein MSSQHPNKSFRVAILMAAFAIIAVALFWYQTTPKVNLVATESLSSTPDYFITDVKAQRFDAQGKLIEAIHAKQTLHYIQAAKTLLEQPNVDRYSTDSSWHAEAQQGIIEDGSNDILLTNNAEAVKKYQQSEDILLNADAIHYLDQDKSLTSQGNATLTSTQGKTSAGTITTYINSEEVIMTGSVRGNYETIH; encoded by the coding sequence ATGTCTTCGCAACATCCTAACAAATCCTTTCGCGTCGCGATTTTGATGGCAGCCTTCGCCATCATCGCAGTTGCTTTGTTTTGGTATCAAACGACCCCCAAGGTAAACCTAGTGGCGACAGAGTCTCTTAGCAGCACACCTGACTATTTCATTACCGACGTTAAAGCCCAACGATTTGATGCTCAGGGGAAATTAATCGAAGCCATCCATGCCAAACAAACACTTCATTATATTCAAGCCGCCAAAACGCTTTTAGAACAGCCCAATGTCGATCGCTACTCGACCGATAGCAGTTGGCACGCAGAAGCCCAGCAAGGCATTATAGAAGATGGCAGCAATGACATTTTACTGACCAATAACGCGGAAGCCGTCAAAAAGTACCAACAATCTGAAGACATTTTATTGAACGCCGATGCAATTCATTATTTAGATCAAGACAAATCATTAACTAGCCAAGGAAATGCGACCCTTACATCGACTCAAGGTAAGACTTCCGCGGGCACCATTACGACCTATATCAATTCAGAAGAAGTCATTATGACGGGATCTGTACGAGGAAATTATGAAACGATTCACTAA